In the Halobacteriovorax sp. GB3 genome, TTATCCAGTAATGCTCTCCAATCATTTCTTTGAGCTTCACTTAGAGATTGAAAAAGAGTCTTTAGTTCATCATTATCCATCTGCTGTACAAGAGCTCTTAGAGCTGAATTCGACTGTTTATCTCCAGCTGAAATCCATCTCTTAACAAGCATAATGGCATCATTTGGTGTATTTTTAATGAAATACTTAAATCGCTCAACACCATTTAGTCCTATGACTCCACCATCAGCACCACCGAATCCAGGAAGAGTAGGCATTCCTGCGTCATCAGAAGAGTCATCCTCATCTTCGGCGTCAGCGCCTTCCATTTTGAAATTTCCAGAGTTCTGTGTTCCAGAATTTAATTCAAAGTAGCGATTGATTAATTTATTTCCAACAAATCCAAAGAGAATAACACCAAGGACAATTCCCATAAGAGTTGCAAACTTACTAATAAAATCGAGAACCTCTTTTACTTTATCCATGAAAGTAACTTCATTAAGATCACTTCCAAGAACGCCATATTCAAACTTAATCTGTGGTTTAGTTTTCCCAAGATTAAATTTAATGTCTCTTACATACTTTTCAATTTTCTGCTTTACTTCATCATCTAAGCTCTCACTTAGACGAACAGTTACATTTACTGACTTCAAGTTCTTAAAGACATCAACAGAGTTGTTGTATTTCCACATCTGCTCTACAGCAGAAATCTTATTCTGAGATTGTTTCTGTAGTTTCTTAATTTGCTCTACATACTGCTCTTCTTTATTATTATACTTTTCTTTAAGAGCTTCGATTTTCTTTTTGTCTTCGTCATTTTCCATTGTTAAGACAATCTTTCCTTCTGGTTGGAAATCATTAAAATCATCTACAAGAGGCGCTTCCATTCCAAATTTAGAAAAGACAATATAATCACCAGTATTTTCAGCTGGCTCAACATCCGTAAACTTCACAAGGGCCTTGGACTTCTTAGCTTCTGCTAAACGTGCTTCTTCGGCCTTTTCTTCTTCTGTTTTTTCAACTTCTTGATCTTCGATCTTCAGTGTTCCACCAGTTGGACCAGTACTCCCCTCTGATTTATTAAAATCAGGTTCTTCAGGAGTTCCCGTAATGACCTCAACATCAACGTTATACTGTGTCTTCGTTACAATTGAATCGAGAATATTGGTAACTTTAGAATGAATATTCTGTTCTAATTCCTGTCTTTGCCACTCCAGGCTTGGCAAATTAGCAATCTTTGCAAAACTGACCATATCTCCCAGAACGAGAGTTAAGATCATGATATGAGCAAGTAACTTTTTCATCCCTGTCCTCCAGTTCCAGCATCAACTTGGAACTTCTTCTCTAGATAGACTTTCATTTTATAGGCCTCTCTATTCTTTGGATTAATCCCAAAGGCCTTACGATAGAAACTTAGTGCTTTCTTAAATTCTTTTTGAAGATAAGAAATTGTTCCTTTCATTTCATAGATAATTGAGTAATGTGGAAATTTCTGTTCTAACTTATCAAGCTTTGCATAAGCAGTATCAAAGTCCTTGCCTCTCATCATTCTTAGTACATCAAAGAGATCTGTAACAAGAAGATCAAGATCTTGAGTCATCTTAATGTCGCGTTGAACTTCTAAGTTTGCACTCAAGTTAACATCACTACTTCCAATCAATGGAACAACGATATTAAATTCTTCAAATCCAGGCTTATGAACAAGAAATTGAACTGAACCTTCAACACCAAAGTTGTTTTTAATTTCATCAATGCTTGTTTTATAAGGAGTCTTACCTACTGCGTTCTTTTTCCCATTCTCACCGATAACAAAGACATCACAATCAGCTGGATTACTCTTGATGTTCAAATCAGCAGCAAAGCTAATGCTTGAAAAAGATAACAATGTGAAAATAATTAGTGTTTTCATAAGTACTGTGTCATCCCGAAGAAGATATTAAATTTAATTCCCGAAGTCGCTACACCGGTTGCTCTACTGACACCGATTTCAGCTTTAATTCCCTTAGAGTCACTGATTGAGTAAACACCGCCTCCATGAACACCTAGATCAAAGAAGACATCACTCTTTTTTGCAGACTCTGTATTATAAACAACGTAACCAAGTCCCGTACTAGCGCCCCAGTAATACTTGAAGCTTGGGATGATTGTCATCTCTGTACCATTTTGAAGGTATGTGTATTTTGTTCCAAGATCGTTTAAATACCAATTCATACCAACCCCACCAGTAAAGACACCGGCACCACCAGTTGTCATCATTGGAACAGCGGCAGTCATAAAGTATGATTTTTTGGCCTCTGACTTAAATTCCCAATTAAGTTGAAAACTAATTGCCGAAACAGCACTTGAACTCGCTTCAACACCGCCCTCTTCTGCATCGACAGTGTCATCAGTTTGTACAAGCTCACTAGCATTTTCAGTTACCGAATGGTTTACCATTCCTAAGCTATAACTAAGAACGTCAGAAAATCCCCCTTTCGCGAAAGAAGATGATCCAACTAAGAATAGACCTATGGCAAAAACCTTTTTGTACATTCTTATACCCTAAACTCTCTCGAGTTCCATTTAACGTCTTCTAAATCAGCTACTGTCATTTCGAAGACGAGAACTTTCTTACCATTTACTCGTGTGTTCTTAACGATAGTCGTGATGTTAAAGTCTTTTGTTGAAGCCTCTACACCTTTAATCACATCATTTAATAGCCACTCTCTAGATCCAACCGTTACTTTAGAACCAAAGTCACTTGAATCAAGAGACACTCCAGGAATCTCTGCAGTTAAAACGAATTTCTTACTTT is a window encoding:
- a CDS encoding tetratricopeptide repeat protein, coding for MKTLIIFTLLSFSSISFAADLNIKSNPADCDVFVIGENGKKNAVGKTPYKTSIDEIKNNFGVEGSVQFLVHKPGFEEFNIVVPLIGSSDVNLSANLEVQRDIKMTQDLDLLVTDLFDVLRMMRGKDFDTAYAKLDKLEQKFPHYSIIYEMKGTISYLQKEFKKALSFYRKAFGINPKNREAYKMKVYLEKKFQVDAGTGGQG